A genomic stretch from Halichoerus grypus chromosome 5, mHalGry1.hap1.1, whole genome shotgun sequence includes:
- the LOC118535127 gene encoding large ribosomal subunit protein P1-like isoform X1 has protein sequence MASVLELTRIYSALILQDDEVPGTETKINALIKAASMNVEPFWPGLFAKALADVNIRRLTCNVGTGGPAPAGGPAPSTTAAPAEKKVEAKKEEIRGV, from the coding sequence ATGGCCTCTGTCTTGGAGCTCACCCGCATCTACTCAGCCCTCATCCTGCAGGATGATGAAGTACCGGGCACAGAGACTAAGATCAATGCCCTCATTAAAGCAGCCAGTATGAATGTTGAACCTTTCTGGCCAGGCTTGTTTGCAAAGGCCCTGGCCGATGTGAACATCAGGAGGCTCACCTGCAATGTAGGGACTGGTGGACCTGCCCCAGCAGGAGGTCCCGCTCCATCCACCACTGCTGCCCCAGCTGAGAAGAAAGTGGAagccaagaaagaagaaatcagaggagTCTGA
- the LOC118535127 gene encoding large ribosomal subunit protein P1-like isoform X2 — protein MASVLELTRIYSALILQDDEVPGTETKINALADVNIRRLTCNVGTGGPAPAGGPAPSTTAAPAEKKVEAKKEEIRGV, from the exons ATGGCCTCTGTCTTGGAGCTCACCCGCATCTACTCAGCCCTCATCCTGCAGGATGATGAAGTACCGGGCACAGAGACTAAGATCAAT GCCCTGGCCGATGTGAACATCAGGAGGCTCACCTGCAATGTAGGGACTGGTGGACCTGCCCCAGCAGGAGGTCCCGCTCCATCCACCACTGCTGCCCCAGCTGAGAAGAAAGTGGAagccaagaaagaagaaatcagaggagTCTGA